The following proteins are co-located in the Colius striatus isolate bColStr4 chromosome 6, bColStr4.1.hap1, whole genome shotgun sequence genome:
- the PSMC6 gene encoding 26S proteasome regulatory subunit 10B, with product MALPGIPYERRLLIMADPRDKALQDYRKKLLEHKEIDGRLKELREQLKELTKQYEKSENDLKALQSVGQIVGEVLKQLTEEKFIVKATNGPRYVVGCRRQLDKSKLKPGTRVALDMTTLTIMRYLPREVDPLVYNMSHEDPGDVSYSEIGGLSEQIRELREVIELPLTNPELFQRVGIIPPKGCLLYGPPGTGKTLLARAVASQLDCNFLKVVSSSIVDKYIGESARLIREMFNYARDHQPCIIFMDEIDAIGGRRFSEGTSADREIQRTLMELLNQMDGFDTLHRVKMIMATNRPDTLDPALLRPGRLDRKIHIDLPNEQARLDILKIHAGPITKHGEIDYEAIVKLSDGFNGADLRNVCTEAGMFAIRADHDFVVQEDFMKAVRKVADSKKLESKLDYKPV from the exons ATGGCCCTTCCCGGCATTCCCTATGAGCGGCGGCTGCTCATCATGGCGGACCCGAGAGACAAGGCGCTGCAGGACTACCGcaagaagctgctggagcacaaGGAGATCGACGGCCGCCTCAAGGAGC tAAGGGAACAACTGAAAGAGCTCACCAAGCaatatgaaaaatcagaaaatgatcTCAAGGCCTTGCAGAGTGTTGGGCAG ATCGTTGGAGAGGTTCTTAAACAGCTAACAGAAGAGAAAT TCATTGTGAAAGCTACAAATGGACCAAGATACGTGGTTGGCTGTCGGCGTCAG CTTGACAAAAGTAAGCTGAAGCCAGGGACAAGAGTTGCTCTGGACATGACCACTCTGACAATTATGAG ATATTTGCCAAGGGAAGTGGATCCGTTGGTTTATAACATGTCTCATGAAGATCCAGGGGATGTTTCATATTCTGAGATTGGAGGGTTGTCAGAACAAATCAGAGAACTGCGAGAG GTAATAGAATTGCCTCTTACAAACCCAGAATTATTCCAGCGTGTAGGAATTATACCCCCAAAAGGCTGCTTGCTCTATGGGCCCCCTG GTACAGGGAAAACACTTTTGGCAAGAGCTGTTGCTAGCCAGCTTGACTGCAACTTCCTAAAG GTGGTGTCAAGTTCAATAGTGGACAAGTACATTGGTGAAAGTGCCCGACTGATCAGAGAGATGTTCAATTACGCCAGGGATCATCAGCCATGTATCATTTTCATGGATGAGATAGATGCTATTG GTGGACGCCGTTTTTCTGAAGGCACCTCAGCTGACAGAGAAATTCAGAGGACCCTGATGGAG tTACTGAACCAGATGGATGGATTTGATACTCTGCACAGAGTTAAAATGATCATGGCTACCAACAGACCAGACACGCTGGATCCTGCACTTCTGCGGCCTGGAAGACTGGACAGAAAAATCC ATATTGATCTACCAAATGAACAAGCCAGATTAGATATTTTGAAGATTCATGCGGGTCCTATCACTAAACATGGCGAAATAG ATTATGAAGCAATTGTGAAGCTTTCAGATGGCTTTAATGGAGCAGACTTGAGAAATGTCTGCACTGAAGCAg GTATGTTTGCCATCCGTGCTGATCATGACTTTGTAGTTCAGGAAGACTTCATGAAAGCTGTTAGGAAAGTAGCTGATTCGAAGAAGCTGGAGTCCAAGCTTGACTACAAGCCTGTTTAA